In Edaphobacter aggregans, the sequence GGAGCAGTGTTTTGACTTGTAGCTGGCCCAGAAGCCTCTGCGGCAGCCTCAATCGTGGCGCCAAGCGGACCCATTCCGTGAACCGCGGCCGCGGCCGGCACCAGCAGCCCGCTCTTCAACACATCGCGACGTGAAACCGATTTCATTTTGACCTCATAATGAACCCTGTGAGCGCCACACACTCGTGCCGTTGTTAGGTGTTAAATGCGCCAGAGTTTTGTCCAACATTTCAGAGCCACGCCAGTATAAACGCCTCATCGACTTGTCCGGACATTTAGCTAGGGAGCCAGAGCGGCGCGCTGACCCGATAAGACCACGCCTTGTTCCCTCGCGCGATGTCACAAGCATTCCTCTCAGTTGTGCCAAATCGCCGGGTCACTCATTTGAGAGTGCTGAGAATTCCCATGGTCAAATTTTCTGTCACCAATAACAGTACTTAGCGGACAGATAGATTGGCGGTGTGGGAGACGCAGGAATGAAAGCTCGCATCACTCATGGAAGGTGGTGGAACAGCCTGTCCCCACGTTGAGGGTGCGGAGCCCATGGTAAAGACAAAAGTAGCGCCATCTTTAATCTGTGCGTGGCGGAACCAGGAGTTAGGAAGATCAACACCATTAAGCGTGACCGACTGGATGTAATGGTTCAGTCCAGACTTGCCGAGATTCTTTGCGATGATCCGAAGCCTCTTTCCATTACTTAGAGTGAGAGATGCGTCCGGTATGCTCGGAGTGCTGATGAGATAAACATCCTGGCCCGCAACGGGGTAGAAGCCAAGTGTCTGAAAGATGAGCCAGCTCGACATCGCACCCGAGTCGTCGTTACCGGGAATCCCGGCACGAGAGTCGGTGAACGCCTTCTCCAATAGGAGTTGAACGATATCCGCGGATTTATCAGGGCGGCCAGCATAGTTATAGAGCACCGGCATGAGAAAGCCGGGTTCGTTGGTGACGTCAAAGTGCCCGCGCGAGAAGATAAAGTCCAGGCGGCGATTGAAGAGATCAGTTCCACCCGCCATTGCGATAAGGCGCCGCATATCCTGTGGTGCGTACAGCGAATACGTCCAGATATCTCCTTCATACATGAAGTCCGGCCACGTACCGCGCACTGTCAGATAAGGGTCGGCCCAGGAACCATCCGGCTTGCGCGGACGAAGAAAACCCTCGAAACCAAGGACGGTCATATCCTTGTCCCAGAGATGTTCGAAGTTATGGGCCCGGCTGGCATAGAGCGCCGCTTCGGTTGTCTTACCTAGACCACAGGCTAGTTCAGATATCGCGAAGTCGTCATAAGCATATTCGACCGTCCGAGAGCCAGAGCGCTCGTCCGCAAGGGTGATGAAGCCGCGTTCGTTGTAATCTTTCAAACCGCCGCGGCCTTCCTTTTGAGCGTTTTCCGGCGGTACCGTGGCATCGTGTTCCATGGCCTTGAATGCGGTCTCGTAATCAATACCCTTCAATCCCTTGACCCATGCATCGGCGACGACCACATTCGCGTTCGAGCCGCCTTGGGTACGCCCATTGTCGTTGCCACTGCGAGCATCGGGCATGTAGCCGGTGTGCCGGTAGATGTCGATGAGCGAGCGGATAATGTCGCGCTGCCGATCCGGAGAGATAAGCGTGAGAAGTGGACTTGAGCTGCGGTAGGTATCCCAGATGGCGTAGTAATCGTCGTAGTACGGCTCGGCCGATTGCCAATCGGGATTCTCACCTGTACGATCTGTCGGCATCAGCATGACGTGGTACATCGCAGTATAAAGTTCGCGGCGTTGAGCGTCAGTCTCTCCAGAGAGGTTAAGCTTGGCGAGTTCGATATTCCAAAGGGCTTTAGCCGCAGCGCGAACGGCGGCGAAATTCCACCCCGGAATCTCCTCTTGTACATTGCGCCTAGCCTGATCGACGCTGAGAAAAGAGATGCCGACCTTGACCTGAACAACCTGGCTGGCCTTCGTTGAGAGATCGAAGGTGGCCCCAATCGATGGGCCCTCTGGCGTCGTAGCAACTACAGATGCGTCCTTTGCAGCGCTCAAAGTCGTGCCGATCCAAGTCTGTGTCGAAGTGGCAGGAGTATCTAGCACGAGGTAGTAATAAACCTTGTACTCACCACCCTCGTTCCAGCCACCCTTGAAACGCGCAACACCCTGAGCCTCGTGATCGGATGGCAGGTGGATCTCGGCCCCGAGAAACTTCTGTGCCTCGATCCCCGTGCCAAGGCCAAGTGCCGAGGCCACATTGACAGTGATATGTGACTGCTGCGAAGCCGGGAAAGTATAGCGGTGGAAGCCTACACGCCGACTGCTGGTGAGTTCGGCGTCTACGTGATAACGCGTGAGCTTTGCCCTATAGTACCCGACCTCTGCGACCTCGTTGGTACGTGGTGTCTTTATATCGGCCAGATCAAGCGCACCTGTGACTGGTGCGACCATAATATTGCCATACTTGCCTTGGGCCCCGCTGAGATGTAGATGCGAAAAGCCGAGAATGTTACCCGCGCTGAAATAACCAAAGCCAGAACGGCGGTTGTCGAAGGTCACCATATCAGGCCCGAGCTTGACCATGCCATACGGGATCGCGGATCCGACGAACGTATTCCCTCCCCAATCGACCCCGATGAAGGGGTCCACGTTATGGGTAAAGTCTTGCGTCCCAGGCCGTTGCCCAAGCACTGCGGCGCTTACCAAAAGCCAGCTGAGAGAGAAACACCTGAAACGCCATGAGATAGAACCAACCTTATTCCGCATCGTTACTTTTCGCACCATTGTGCTGAAAAGTATAGCTATTCACTTCCACGATTGACGTGAGGCTTCCGAGACCACTTGTACGATTAGCCGACTCTTCGGGCATGTGGTTTGCTCTTGCTGTCCGCTAAGATGGACTTTTCGCGTGTGGACGTCGGCACGGAGGACAGTAATAAATGCAGGAAGTAGCGATTTCGCAGCATCTTGGCGGACCCAACGCAAGGTTGGTAGGAAAGCCGTGCAGCTTGCCCGAACTGACGACGCCGGCCCTAGTTTTGGATCTGGAGACTTTCGAGCGAAACATAAGAGCCTATCAGCACCAGGTAAACCTCCACGGACTGCAAGCACGCCCTCACGCCAAGAGCCATAAATGCGCAGAGATCGCTCAGCGTCAAATAGCCGCAGGGG encodes:
- a CDS encoding GH92 family glycosyl hydrolase, with product MVRKVTMRNKVGSISWRFRCFSLSWLLVSAAVLGQRPGTQDFTHNVDPFIGVDWGGNTFVGSAIPYGMVKLGPDMVTFDNRRSGFGYFSAGNILGFSHLHLSGAQGKYGNIMVAPVTGALDLADIKTPRTNEVAEVGYYRAKLTRYHVDAELTSSRRVGFHRYTFPASQQSHITVNVASALGLGTGIEAQKFLGAEIHLPSDHEAQGVARFKGGWNEGGEYKVYYYLVLDTPATSTQTWIGTTLSAAKDASVVATTPEGPSIGATFDLSTKASQVVQVKVGISFLSVDQARRNVQEEIPGWNFAAVRAAAKALWNIELAKLNLSGETDAQRRELYTAMYHVMLMPTDRTGENPDWQSAEPYYDDYYAIWDTYRSSSPLLTLISPDRQRDIIRSLIDIYRHTGYMPDARSGNDNGRTQGGSNANVVVADAWVKGLKGIDYETAFKAMEHDATVPPENAQKEGRGGLKDYNERGFITLADERSGSRTVEYAYDDFAISELACGLGKTTEAALYASRAHNFEHLWDKDMTVLGFEGFLRPRKPDGSWADPYLTVRGTWPDFMYEGDIWTYSLYAPQDMRRLIAMAGGTDLFNRRLDFIFSRGHFDVTNEPGFLMPVLYNYAGRPDKSADIVQLLLEKAFTDSRAGIPGNDDSGAMSSWLIFQTLGFYPVAGQDVYLISTPSIPDASLTLSNGKRLRIIAKNLGKSGLNHYIQSVTLNGVDLPNSWFRHAQIKDGATFVFTMGSAPSTWGQAVPPPSMSDASFHSCVSHTANLSVR